A window from Candidatus Methylomirabilis tolerans encodes these proteins:
- the pseG gene encoding UDP-2,4-diacetamido-2,4,6-trideoxy-beta-L-altropyranose hydrolase encodes MMRVAVRADASVEIGTGHVMRCLTLAEALKRKGAEVLFVSREHPGHLCDEAAARGCIVTRMPVISEPHTDETTDDVDLPDHAHWLGASWKQDAEETGQAIGQVFGTTDWLIVDHYALDARWEAALRRHAKRLMVIDDLADRSHDCDLLLDQNLFSNADTRYAGKVPAHCGLMLGPHYALLQPEYAELRDRIPPRDGPIRRILVYFGGADVGNLTGMAIEAFLALGRSDIDLDVVVNVSSPYAKSIRQQTAGHANIHLHSDLPTLAPLMVRADFAIGAGGATTWERCCLGLPSLVITLADNQRPIAAELARQGMIRWLGHVGEVNESNLGHVLGELLKEGLQEAWSQNCRQLVDGQGTSRVCSLLTLSPNTPLQARPARLDDEALILQWANDPLVRQNAFSTEVINAATHRTWFRKRLRDVDHCRLYVVETPDGFPIGQVRFERSEDAWEISYSLDARCRGAGLAKPLLQTAMLKLRSTELGAIIFGKVKAGNRASRHVFDGLGFESKAATQGTGGGSLSIAVCSDAGSWINADVPRLLLDWLTAGHQVTWVHAAAELPDGDICFYLSYSQIVDGATRVRYQHNLVVHASDLPCGRGMSPMTWLVLEGKDRIPVTLLEAADLVDSGDIYMQVRFELTGTELIDELRAAVTKATFHLCREFVDQFPTSAAKRVPQKGNPTFYRRRFPKDSELNVAQSLATQFNLLRVVDNDHYPAWFNHKGSRYLLKIERADDSIGDSEIKLIRNPHHR; translated from the coding sequence ATGATGCGCGTCGCGGTGCGGGCAGACGCCTCGGTCGAAATCGGCACCGGCCATGTCATGCGGTGTCTCACACTGGCAGAGGCGTTAAAGCGCAAAGGCGCGGAGGTGTTGTTTGTGAGTCGAGAGCATCCCGGCCATTTATGTGATGAAGCTGCCGCGCGGGGATGTATTGTGACCCGGATGCCTGTAATCTCCGAGCCTCATACCGACGAGACCACCGATGACGTTGACCTGCCGGATCATGCTCACTGGCTCGGTGCCTCATGGAAACAAGATGCGGAGGAAACCGGCCAGGCAATCGGTCAGGTATTCGGTACGACCGACTGGCTCATCGTCGATCACTACGCCCTTGATGCCCGTTGGGAAGCGGCATTACGTCGGCACGCTAAGCGTCTGATGGTTATTGACGACCTGGCCGATCGCTCCCACGACTGCGACCTGTTGCTTGACCAGAATCTCTTCAGCAATGCTGACACGCGCTATGCCGGCAAGGTGCCCGCGCATTGCGGACTGATGCTGGGGCCGCACTATGCGCTCCTGCAGCCTGAGTACGCCGAATTGCGCGATCGGATTCCTCCTCGCGACGGACCGATCCGGCGCATCTTAGTCTACTTTGGCGGAGCTGATGTGGGTAACTTAACCGGCATGGCAATCGAAGCGTTTCTGGCGCTGGGTCGCTCCGATATCGATCTGGATGTGGTGGTGAATGTGAGCAGCCCCTACGCGAAAAGTATTCGCCAGCAAACGGCTGGGCACGCCAACATCCATCTCCACAGCGACTTACCTACCCTTGCGCCGCTGATGGTCCGAGCTGATTTCGCCATCGGTGCTGGCGGTGCCACCACATGGGAGCGCTGCTGCTTGGGACTGCCGTCACTGGTGATCACGCTTGCGGACAATCAACGGCCTATTGCGGCTGAACTCGCTCGGCAGGGGATGATCCGCTGGCTCGGGCACGTGGGCGAGGTGAATGAGTCAAACCTTGGCCATGTGTTAGGAGAGCTTCTGAAGGAGGGCCTACAGGAAGCATGGTCACAGAACTGCCGGCAACTGGTAGACGGTCAGGGTACAAGCCGGGTGTGTTCGCTGCTGACGCTTTCACCGAACACACCCTTGCAGGCTCGACCGGCACGGTTGGATGACGAAGCCTTGATTCTGCAATGGGCGAATGACCCGCTTGTCCGACAAAACGCGTTCTCGACTGAAGTCATCAATGCCGCCACGCACAGAACATGGTTCCGCAAGCGTCTGCGCGATGTGGATCACTGCCGTCTCTATGTGGTGGAAACCCCTGACGGCTTCCCAATCGGCCAGGTCCGCTTTGAGCGATCCGAGGACGCATGGGAGATCAGCTACTCATTGGATGCCCGTTGTCGGGGCGCTGGGCTCGCAAAGCCGCTGCTGCAAACGGCAATGCTGAAACTGCGTTCAACCGAATTGGGCGCCATCATCTTCGGCAAAGTCAAAGCGGGTAACCGGGCCTCCCGGCATGTATTTGATGGCCTTGGCTTTGAATCAAAAGCTGCGACTCAGGGGACTGGGGGGGGGAGCTTATCTATCGCCGTGTGCTCTGATGCCGGTAGTTGGATTAATGCCGATGTGCCGAGGCTCTTGCTGGACTGGCTGACTGCAGGGCATCAGGTCACATGGGTACATGCTGCCGCAGAATTGCCCGATGGCGACATCTGCTTTTATTTGAGCTATAGCCAGATTGTAGATGGTGCCACCCGCGTACGTTATCAGCACAACTTGGTGGTACACGCCAGCGACCTGCCTTGCGGACGTGGTATGTCGCCGATGACTTGGCTTGTGCTGGAGGGCAAGGATCGGATCCCTGTTACGTTGTTGGAGGCGGCCGATTTGGTCGATAGTGGGGATATTTACATGCAGGTAAGATTCGAGTTGACTGGTACGGAGTTGATCGATGAATTGCGAGCCGCTGTGACGAAGGCTACGTTCCATCTTTGCCGCGAATTTGTGGATCAATTTCCAACGTCGGCGGCCAAAAGGGTTCCGCAGAAAGGGAATCCGACATTCTATCGTCGCCGCTTTCCAAAGGATAGCGAGTTAAACGTGGCCCAATCATTGGCAACACAGTTTAACCTGCTGCGTGTTGTTGATAACGATCACTACCCTGCATGGTTCAACCACAAGGGTAGCCGCTATCTGCTCAAGATTGAAAGGGCAGACGATAGCATTGGTGATTCCGAAAT
- a CDS encoding pseudaminic acid biosynthesis-associated methylase, whose amino-acid sequence MSKYQTEQERFWAGEFGDQYIDRNRDRTIIAGNLALFGKILQRTQSVRSAIEFGANIGLNLEALRLLVPGIALFAVEINAKAVGALEKLGGIVIHAQSMLDFQPQAQYDLVLIKGVLIHINPERLSEVYDRLRQSARRYICIVEYYNPTPVEVPYRGNRDRLFKRDFAGEMLDRFVDLRLVDYGFAYHRDPNFPQDDGNWFLLEKAAQ is encoded by the coding sequence ATGTCGAAATATCAGACGGAGCAGGAAAGATTCTGGGCCGGGGAGTTCGGCGATCAGTACATCGACCGGAACCGGGATAGAACGATAATTGCTGGCAATCTTGCGCTATTCGGCAAGATCCTCCAACGTACTCAATCAGTACGCTCCGCCATCGAGTTCGGCGCCAACATCGGTCTCAATCTTGAAGCTCTGCGCTTGCTCGTGCCCGGTATTGCGCTTTTTGCCGTAGAAATCAATGCCAAGGCAGTGGGGGCGCTGGAAAAGCTGGGCGGTATCGTTATTCACGCACAGTCGATGCTCGACTTCCAACCCCAGGCGCAATACGACCTGGTACTGATCAAGGGTGTACTGATCCACATCAATCCCGAGCGCCTGTCTGAAGTATACGACCGACTCCGCCAATCGGCTCGCCGTTACATTTGCATAGTCGAGTACTACAATCCAACCCCGGTTGAAGTGCCCTACCGCGGCAATCGTGACCGCTTATTCAAGCGCGATTTTGCGGGTGAAATGCTCGACCGTTTCGTGGATCTGCGTCTGGTTGATTACGGATTCGCCTACCATCGTGATCCAAATTTCCCGCAAGACGATGGCAACTGGTTCCTTCTGGAAAAGGCTGCACAATGA
- a CDS encoding glycosyltransferase family protein: MNTVITVQARMTSTRLPGKVLKEVMGKSLLEYQVERLRRVKWADGIVIATTTNDTDLPIVNLCARLGIPVTRGSEYDVLARYYQAAVSHHASVVVRVTSDCPLIDPAVIDEAIRFYFDHRAEYDYVSNALTQSYPYGMAVEVFPFSVLDEAHRKAKAQFEREHVTPFIYTRPARYRIGHVVHAENHSYHRWTVDTSEDFELVRRILEALYPVKPGFDTRDILALLEHHPEWVEINAHVRQKRLGE; encoded by the coding sequence ATGAACACGGTCATCACCGTCCAGGCCAGAATGACCTCTACCCGGCTGCCGGGTAAGGTGCTGAAGGAGGTAATGGGCAAGTCGCTGCTGGAATATCAGGTCGAACGCTTGCGGCGGGTGAAGTGGGCCGACGGCATCGTTATTGCGACAACGACCAACGATACCGATCTCCCTATCGTAAACCTGTGCGCGCGTCTGGGCATTCCGGTCACGCGGGGCTCCGAGTACGACGTGTTGGCGCGATACTATCAGGCAGCCGTATCCCACCATGCCAGCGTGGTCGTCCGCGTGACCTCAGACTGCCCGCTCATCGATCCCGCCGTGATCGACGAGGCTATCCGGTTTTATTTCGACCACCGGGCCGAGTACGATTACGTATCTAACGCCCTGACCCAGAGCTATCCCTATGGCATGGCGGTCGAAGTATTCCCGTTCAGTGTGTTGGACGAGGCGCATCGGAAAGCCAAGGCGCAATTCGAGCGAGAACATGTTACCCCCTTCATCTACACGCGGCCGGCCCGCTATCGTATTGGCCATGTGGTTCATGCGGAAAACCACAGCTACCACCGATGGACAGTGGATACCTCAGAAGATTTCGAGTTGGTTCGGAGAATCCTCGAAGCACTGTATCCGGTAAAGCCGGGGTTCGACACGCGGGATATCCTGGCGTTGCTCGAACACCATCCGGAGTGGGTCGAGATCAATGCCCACGTGCGCCAAAAGAGGCTGGGAGAATAA